CCGTCCTGCGCCCACTCGTGAAACCAAGTCGGGATTCGCTCAACGCCTTCATCTCAAAGAACCGAAGAATGATCGGAAGGAATCTCTGCGCCCCCTTGACTCTGGAGACCTCATAAGTGTTAGATGCGCGTTATCGTCATTAGCATTAGGCGATGTCGAAGACCACTAATTACACTATCAAATCGCCGATTTCTTGCTCAGCTCATCTGAGCTGGCACTTAAATTAAATTTTTTGATAACATTTACGGAGATGTTCTCATGAAATATCATCTTTAAATCATCCTCCACTTTCCTCCAAGTGTCACGCTGAAATGACTGCGCAACACCACGCTCCAGCTTTCCATTATCGCTTTTATATGTGATATCTCCAGTGTCTATCCATTCAACAATCACTTCACCGCTGCCCATAACCTTGATAGATTTCAGCTCAATTTTATACGAATTCACCATTACTATTGATTCGATCGCTTTGAGCTCTTCCGAAATCGCTTGATCCCTCGTAATTAACTTGCCATTTATATCCTTTTCTTTGTAGTCAAAGGATAAATCCTTCTGCTTCTCTTTCAAATTCATCTCAGCTACGGCAATTTCTCTACTTTTATAGATTCTTTCAATTTTATTTTCAATTGATTCTTTTGTCGATTTTAATGTTGCCATACCAATTGAAATCAACAACAAAGCGAAGAGTGAAATTCTTTGCATTCGCTTTGATGCTTGACTTTTCAAATTCTCATGAGCCGTCAAGGAATACCTCCAGCTGCATCTAACATCCTTTTCGATCAACGCTCGTCGCCCCGCTGCAACTTCAGGCGCTCGTTCCGGGGTCTGGATTTGCGGCGTATGTCCGCGGGGAGGGGCGAAAAGCGTAGGCAAGCTACAATCGAGGCTGTTCGGATTCAAGGCATTTTTGATGTTCTGGACGGTTGGTCGTCGTTGGTTGTCAATCTCTTCGGTCAGCTTGGGCCGGAGTCTACCGTTCATTCTCGTCGGCCGGCACTTCTTGCGCGTGGATGCGTTATCCGTGCCCTTATCGGGGAGGGAACATGGACGGTCCCCCACGCCTGCTGGAGCAGGTCAGCCAGGAATTGCGCAAGCGCCATCGCAGCCCGCGAACGGAAGAGGCCTATCGCCACTGGGTCCGCCAGTTCGTCCTCTTTCACGGAAGGCGGCATCCGCGGGAGTTGGACGCCCGGGATGTGGAGGCCTTTCTGGGCTGGTTGGCCACCACCCGTCACGTGGCGGCGTCCACGCAGAACCAAGCCCTGGCCGCCCTGCTGTTCTTGTACAAGGTCGTGCTGGAGACTCCCCTGGGACCCGTGGAGGCCTTTTCGCGCGCCCGCGTGCCGGATCGGCTTCCCGTGGTACTTTCCATTGAGGAGGTCAGGCGGTTGTTGGTGCTGTTGCCGCGGCTGCCGCGCCTGATGGCCTCGCTGCTCTACGGATCCGGCCTGCGGGTTCAGGAATGCATGACGCTGCGGATCAAGGATGTCGATTTCTCTCGTCGGCAGATCATCGTACGGCGCGGCAAGGGCGCCAAGGACCGCTCCGTGCCCCTGCCCTCTGCGGTGCAGGACTCCCTTCGCAACCAGTTGCAGCGCGTGGAGACCTTGCAGGCCCGGGATCAGGCCGCGGGAATCCGGGTGCCGCTGCCCGACGACCTGCGCAGCAAGTACCCGCGGGCGAGCGGCGAGCTGGCGTGGATGTGGCTCTTTCCGTCGTCCGTCACCCGCCCAACCCCGACGGGCGAGACCTTGCGTTGGCACCAGCCGCCCGATCGCTTGCAGCGCGCCGTCCATTTGGCCCTGCGCCAGGCCGGAATCCACAAGCACGCCAGCTGCCACACCCTGCGCCATTCCTTCGCCACCCACCTGCTGGAGGGCGGGGCGGACATCCGCACCATCCAGGAGCTGCTGGGCCACCAGGATCTGCGGACCACCATGATCTACACCCATGTGCTGGCCTTGAACCGCTCGGGTGCCGCCAGTCCGCTGGATCGCCTGGCGCTGGCCCCTCCGGGGGATTGAGGGTTGGTCTAGGCCTGCAAGGTCGATGGCTTGAAAAGGAAAAGCCCCCGTGGCGCGGGGGCTTGAAGAGCGGACCGGACGAGACTCGAACTCGCAACTTCCAGCGTGACAGGCTGGCGCTCTAACCGATTGAACTACCGGTCCGGAAATGGGCGATACTGGGCTCGAACCAGTGACCCCCTGCGTGTAAAGCAGGTGCTCTGACCAACTGAGCTAATCGCCCTTGCTCTTCACAAGGATGGCCGCCGGCAGCACCACCAGGTAGGCGGCCAGCAGCAGCAGGGGCGACAGGGTCAAGGAGACGAAACCGTCGTGCGGGCCTTGGGCCGAGCAGACGAAGCCGATCATCAGCAGCGCCACGCCCAACAGAAACAGCAGAAAATTGACTCTGCCGAACGGCAGGGCGCTCTTCATCATGCTCTCCAACGCCAACAAGGCCCCAAGTCTATCTTACCTGAATCGGTTTGTCAAGTCCGCCGCCCGAAAGTCCCTGCCGGCCCTCGGGATCGGCCGTTCTCAGGCCTCGAAATCCAGCAGGTCCCACTCGCGGCCCAGCTCCCGCGCGGCGGGCGTCAGCAGCATGCCGCGGCTGATCCGGATCCGCAGGCCCTGCTCGCGCGCGGCCCGGATGTCCTTCTCGCTGACCAGGCGGCCCGTGGCCAGCCGGCCCACGCCGCCCTCGTTCAGCCCGCCGCCCAGCAGGCGCGCCGTGTCGCCCTCGGCCAGCCGCAGCGCGTGGGCGTCGTCGCTGTCCAGCAGCAGCTCCAGTTCCCAGTCGTCGGAGACGTGGACGAAGATCTCGCCCAGGATGGCGTCGCGCACGGCCTCGCGCACCTCCGTGCGCCGCCGGCTGCGCAGGGCGCAGAGCACGCGGTCGCCCTCCAACAGGCCCAGCCGCCGGGCGTTCTCCCGGCTGCACTCCAGGCGGCGCGTCAGGCTGATCACGCCGTGCTCCAGCTCCAGGTGGCCGCGCGGCCCCAGCAGCGTGATCCGCGGCGCGCCCTCCACGTCGCCGCTGTGGCGGACGGGCGGCTCCAGGCCCAGCGCCATGGCCGCGCCCGCGGGACACTCCAGCCGCGACGGACCGCCCAGCGGACCCACCACAGGGATGCCCGTCAGACGGCCCAACGGCGAGGCGGCGGCCACCTCCTGCACGCCCAGGAAGCCCGCCTGCGCGCCCAGGGCCTGGCGGAATTCCAGCCGGGCGTCCGCGCCGAACAGCCGCGCGAAGTGCTCCTTGCTCAGGAACACGCGCGGCCCCAGGATCCGGATGCGCGGCAGCAGACTCACCAGGCGTCAGTCCTTCAAAAGCTTGAGAATGTGTTTGGCCAGACTTTCCTGGATTTCGCGATGCCGTGGAATGGGCTGGCTGATCTTTGTGGTTGGGTTCTGATACCAGTCATGTCGACCACCGTGGCGAAGCAGCACACAGCCGGCCTGCTCCAGCGTTCGGATCAGGTCCTGGCGCTTCATGCAACCTTCAACTCCCCTGCGTGCAATACGTGGGGAATCTCACCGGAAACCAAATCGTGAAGCAGGTCACGCAGGTTCTCCTGCAGTTCGTCCAGTGTCTCCGCCTGGGTCCGATAGCTCGGAAACTCATCCAGCCAACCGATAAAGGCCGGGCCTTCTTGATACCACGTGAATTTGCGCGTTTCCATGACTAATACTCCACAATCATGGCTGCGTTCAGCGCTTGAATTCCTTGACGATGCGGTCGATCTCCTCGTCGGACATCCCGCTCTTGCCGTACTGGTGCGCGGCGCTTCCTGGAGTCGGAGTCGCGACCCCGGCGCCGGCGGCCTGGGCCTGCACCTCGGTCTTGGGCCGGAAGCGGAACTGCTCGTCGTAGCCCCACTTGGTCTCGGCGCCCTTGGCCGGCCCGTCCAGCGGGTTGATCTCCCAGGCCACGCGCTTGATGTTGACCAGGTGCAGCGGACCCACGTTGTCGCTGGTGATGCTGCCGCCCCAGGTGCCCGGCCCCAGCGTCAGCGAGGGAATCAGGCCCGTGGTGTAGCCGATGGCGCCGTGGGTGGAGGAGGAGTTGACGACGATGCGGAAGGCCGGCTTGTGCAGGCCGAATTCCATCACGATGTCCGGGTCCTGGCAGTGGATGGCGAAGGTGTGCCCCACGCCGCCGTACTCCAGGATGCGCGCGGACAGGTCGCAACCAGCCTTCCAGCCGTCCACCACGTAGAAGCCCAGCACGGGGCTCAGCTTCTCGCAGGAGAGCGGATCTTTGGGGCCCACGTCGTCCAGCATGACGATCAGCGCGCGCGCGGCGGGCGGAATCTTCAGGCCGGCCAGGCCGCCGATGTGCTGCGGGCTGCGCCCCACGATCTCGGGGTTCAAGTGTCCGCGCTTGTCCACCATCACGGCCTGCAGGCGGGCCTTTTCTTCGGCAGTGAGGAAATGACCGCCGGCACGCCGCAGCTCTTCCATCAGTTTGCCGGAGATGGGCCGGTCCGCCACCACGCTTTGCTCGCTGGCGCACACGGTGCCCCAATCGAAACTCTTGCCGGCGATGATGTCCCGCGCGGCCTTGGGCACGTCCGCCGTGCGATCCACGTAGGCGGGCACGTTGCCCGGCCCCACGCCGTAGGCCGGCTTGCCCGAGCTGTAGGCCGCGCGCACCATGTCGCTGCCGCCCGTGGCCAGGATCACGCTGGTGAGCTTGTTGCGCAGCAGTTCCTGCGTCCCTTCCAGCGTGGGGATGGTCATGCACTGGACCAGGTCGCGCGGGGCGCCCACGGAGCAGGCGGCGTCGTGCAACAGGCGCGTGGTCTCCAGGATGCAGCCCCGGGCCTTGGGATGCGGGCTCAGGACGATGGCGTTGCGGCTCTTCAAGGAGATGATCGATTTGAAAATGGCCGTGGAAGTCGGATTGGTGCAGGGCACCAGCGCGGCCACGATGCCCATCGGCACGGCGATCTCGTGGATGCGGCGCTGCTCGTCGCGCGAGATGACGTCGCAGGTCTTGAGCGGACCCACGTACTCCAGCAGGTTCTTCGAGCTGAAGGTGTTCTTGACCGTCTTGTCCTCGATGCGCCCGAAACTGGTCTCTTCCACGGCCATGCGCGCCAAGCGCTTGGCGTTGGCCAACGCGGCGGAGGCCATGGCGTGGACCACGCGGTCCGTTTGGTCCTGGGAGAAATGCTTGAAGACGTCCGCCGCGGCCCGGGCCCGCGTCAGCATGTCCCGCACTTCCTGGATGGAGGCCAGATCTCGGTCCATGGGAACCCTCTTGATCAGCTGGAAAGTCGGGGCTCAAGGTAGGAAAGGGCTCCGGCAGAGCGGAGCGCGGCGGCGGGGTTGTGGGAGCCGGCGCGGAACCTGAGCTTGCCCGCGTTCGCCCGGCTGCTTGTCGCCGCCGGCTTTCGACGGTCCAGCGGAAGGGATGGGGCATGCACTCCACAAGCGCGCCGGCCACGGCGCTGATCACCGGCGGCGCCCAGCGCGTGGGGGCCGCCCTGGCCCGCCATTTGACTGGCCGGGGCTGGCGCCTGCTGCTCCACTGGCACCGCTCCCGCGCGGCGGCCGAGGCTCTGCGCGCCGAGCTGGGTCCCGAGCGTGTGACCCTGCTGCAGGCGGACCTCGCTTGCGCGGCCGGCCGGGTGGATCTGCTGCGGCAGGTCGGTGAGACATTGGGCGAACAGCCACTCCAGCTGCTGGTGCACAACGCCTCGCTCTTTCCCCACGTCCGGCTGGAGGAGCTGGACGACGAGCTCTTCGACACGCTCTTCACCCTGCACGTGAAAACGCCCCTGCTGCTCAGCCGGGACCTGGCGCCCCGCCTGGCGGCGGGCCACGGGCTGATCATCACCATGCTGGACGCCGGAGCCGGCCTGCACTGGCCGGGCTATCTTCCCTACGCGCTCTCCAAGCAGGCCCTGCGTGAGGCCACCATCGCCCTGGCCCGCCAGCTGGCGCCGGGCGTGCGCGTGAACGGCATCGAGCCCGGCTTCATCCTGCCGCCCCACGACGCCCCCGACGCCTACCGCCAGGCGGAGACGCGGCGCCTGACGGAGGAATCCGGCGGACCCGCGCACATCCTCAAGGCCGTGGACTATCTGCTGGAGGCCACCTTCGTCACCGGCGAGCTCCTCACCGTGGACGGCGGGCGGCGCTGGATCCGCCCCTAAGTCTGTGACACAGGGTCTAGAAGGGCTTGAGGTGCGCCAGCGCGATCGCCGCCAGGCCCAGCAATCCGACCACCGGCGTGAACCAGACTCCACCCAGCCGGCCACGGGCCATCAGCACGTGCAGGACCACCAGCACGGCCGCCAGCGTCAGCTTCACGTGGAACCAGCCCGTCAGGGTGCCGGAGTGCGCGCGGGCCATCAGCCCCAGTCCGCCCAGCACGGTCAGCACCAGGCCGGGCAGGGCCAGCGAGTTCATCAACCGGCGTCGGCTGGACGGTTGCCCGGCTTGCTCGGGGCCGCGCACCAGACCGGCGGCCAGCAGGGCGCCCAGCCACAACACCACGCCCAGCAGGTGAAGCACCCATTCCATGAAAAACTCCTTCGCCTATGGCAATATTTGATTGTATCAATTAATTTGCGGGCCGGTCAAACGAGGTCCACCATGCCCTTCTTCGTCTACCATTGCCCCGACTGCGAGGCCGAGATCGAACTGCTGCGGCCCGCCAGCCAGCGCGACGAGCCCGTTCGCTGCGAGACCTGCGGCAGCGGGCGACCCACCCGCAGCGCGGCGTCCTATGCCTCGGCGCTGGGCTCCGGCAGCGCGGGCGGCCGCGCTTCGGCGTCCTCGTGCGGCGGAGGCGGCGGATTCACCTGAGCCTGAACCCCGTCCGCGGCGCGGACGAAGGATCCTCTCAGGGCTGCGCCGGGCTGGACGGCTCCGGCGGCGCGTCCCTCAGCCAGGTGTCACACCAGCTGCTCAACTCCCACAGGACGTGGCCCACGCTCTCCCGGGCACGATAGCCGTGTCCCTCCGCCGGCAGGCGCACCAGCCGTACGCTGGCTCCCAGACCTTTCAACGCCTCATAGAAGCGGTCGCTCTGCAGCGGGAAGGTCCCCGGGTTGGGATCGTCCATGCCGTGTACCAGCAACAGGGGCCGCGTGATCTTGTCTGCGGCCAGGAAGGGCGACATCTGCAGATAGGTGTCCGGGGCCTGCCAGAGCGAACGATCCTCGCCCTGGAACCCGAAGGGCGTCAGCGTGCGGTTGTAGGCGCCGCTGAAACAGAGGGCCGTGCGGAACAGCCCGGTGTGCGCCAGCAGGTTGGCCGCCGTGAACGCGCCGTAGGAATGCCCCCCGATGGCCAGCCGCGTGGTGTCCCCCACGCCCAGACGCGCCACCTCCTCCACGGCGGCCCGCGCGCCCGCCACCAGTTGCTCCAGATAACTGTCGTTGGGCTCGCGGCCCGCTTCGCCCAGGATGGGCAGCGCGGGATCGGCCAGCACGGCGTAGCCCTGGGTGAGCAGGAAGAGCACCGAGGTGCCCACCGGTCGGCTGAATGTGAACTCGGACGTGGTCACCCGGCCCGCCGCCTCGCGGTTGCGGAACTCGCGCGGATAGACCCAGAAGACCATGGGCAGCGGCGGGTCCACGCCCCGCCGATAGCCCGGCGGCAGGTAGAGCGTTGCGGAGAGCTCCACGCCGTCGGCCCGCGTGTAGGTCAGCACGTCCTTGGTCAGGCCCGCCAGCATGGGGGCGGGATCCGTGGCCTGTGTCACACGGCGCGCCCGGAAATCCGCCGTGCCCAGCGGCCGCTTCCGCCCCGCCCGGGGCCGGTCCAGCAGCCAGCTGTTCTCGGGCTCGTCCGGCGACTGGCGCGAGACCAGCAGGCGTTCGCCCGTGTCGTCCAGCAGGGCCTCCACGCTTTCATACCAGGGGTCGCGGCACTCCCACAGCCGCTCGCGCCGCCCGTCGCGGATCCGCATGCGGTCCAGGAAGGGGTGCACGCCGGCGGGGCCGGCGCCGCGGCCCGACCAATAGAGCCAGCCGCCATCGGGCGAGCGGCGCAGCACAGAGCGCCCGTTGGCCGTGCGCCGGGTCAGCGGTCGGCCCGGCTCGCTGAAGGCGTCGTCGCTGTCGCGCTGCAGCAACAGGCTCTTGCTGCCGGTGGACGGATTGAGCTGCCAGATGCGCTCGCGGCGTTCCTTGAACCAGGACTCCCAGGCCAGCGCCAGTTCGTCGTCGCCCCAGACCAGCCCGCTGAAGCGGTCCTGGAAGCGCGCCAGCTCGCGCGGCGCGCTGTCGAAGGGTTTGGCCAGCTGCCAGAGGACGTCCCGCTCCGCGGCCGGAACGCCGGCGTCGCCGCCATCCAGGGCCTCGGCCCAGCAGAGCGTGGCCGGCTGGTCCGCCCGCCAGTGGACGAAGCGCGGCCCGGGGCGCACGGAGCCGAAGCGGATGGAGACCTCGTCCGCCAGGGGCAGGTCGGCCACCAGGTGGAGTTCGCGGCCCTGGCGATCCAGCACCACCACGCGCTGGGGAAAGTCCTCCAGCGGCAGGCTGCGCGACCAGGGCGGATGGGCCGTGGTCCAGAGGATGCAGGAGCCGTCCGGCGAGACGTTGAAGTCCAGCGCGAGCTGCGGCCCGGCCAGCACGCGCTCCTGGCCGTCCAGCGAGACCTCCACCAGTTCGGCCGTGGCGTGGTGCTCCAGCAGGCGCTCATCGTGCTGGCTGCGAATCAGGAAGGGATAGGTCCGCGCCGCCGCCGCCCGGCCCTGGTTCTCCAGGATCACCGGGCCCTCCGGCGGACCCGCGACGGGAGCGGCGCCGCGCCCGGGCGGAATGCGCAGGCAGAGCAGGCCGCGACTGTCGGGCAGCCACTGCAGGGGCGTGGTCACCGCCGGATTGAGCAGCAACGTACCCAGGCGCGCACTCAGCCCGCTGGCCACTTCCGTGTGCCAGAGTTCGGTCCCGGAGTCCGTGGCGCGGCACCAGGCCAGTTGCCGACTATCCGGCGACCACTGCAAATCGTGCAGGCGCACGTTCTCGGGCAGCGTCAGGACGCGCCGCTCCTGGCTCTCCAACTCCAACAGGGTCAGCCCGGTCAGGTGGCCTTCGTCCAATGGCCCGCCCGTGAGCGGGTTCAGGCGCAGGCCGGCGGTCTCCACCGCGGGAATGGCCAGTTCAGCCACGGGCGGCAGCCGGCGCCGGGTGCTCTCCACCGCCCGGCGGCCATCCGGCGCCAGCGTGAGTCCGGCGGGCTGGGGCGCGTCCAGGATGGCGGGAATGGGATCCGGCGGCTGGCGATAGGTGGCGGCGTCCTGGGCGTGTGACACGGCGGTTCCCAGCAGGCCCAGCAGCAGCAGGCCCGCGCAAATGGAAGATTGTGAAGGGTGGTTCATGGCTGCAATATAGCCAGCCGCCAGGCGGCTTGGGATCGGCGCCTCATTCTCCCCAGCGCCCCACCACGCCGTCGGCCTGGACGCTGACGCTCTCGCCGTCGCAGAGGCAGCCGGGCACCGAGCGCACGGGCTCGCCGTCCTCCTTGATCTGGATCCAGAGGCCGGCATTGAGGTTCGCCGAACGGGCCAGGACCATCACGGGCGTGCCCTCCTTGGCCTCGAAAGCCACGCGCCAAGGCAAGTCCACCGCGCCGGCCTGGTGGAGCCCGGCGCCGTCGCGCCAGAACAGCGTGGCCCGTTCCACGGTTCCGTCCACCACGAATTCCACCGTGGGCAGCTCAGGCTCGATGGCGCATCCGCCCAGCAGCCACAGCGGCAGCAGGAGCGCGAGCCAGCGGGATCGCGTCTTCATGTGACCTCCCAAGCGGGTTCGTCCAGGATGCGCCGGTCCCGGGCGGAAAAGCCCAGCCGCGCGCAGTCCGCCGGCTCCAGCCAGACGCTGCCGGCGGGGGCCTCGGCTTGGCCCGGCTGCTCCAGTCGCCGGGCCAGCACCTGGGCCTGGAAGTGGCTGTAGACGTGCCGGAAGCGCAGGGCGCCTGTCTCACGCACGTCGGGATCGGCTACCAACGCGAGGCGCAACTCCGACTCGAGCACCGACCAAGCCTCATCCAGACCGACCGGATCCACGGGCCGCTCGGCACTGGGCAACTCCCACAAGCCGCGCAGCATGCCCTCGTCCCCGCGGCGGCGCGCCAGCACGCGCCCGGCGGCGTCGCGAACCAGCAGCACCAGGACAGCCCGCAGCGGTGTCCGGGGCCGCTCCGCGCGGCGCGGCAAGTCCTCCTGCCGGCCTAGGGCGCGGGCCCGGCACTCCGGGGCCAGCGGACACTCCGCGCAGCGCGGGCGCCCGGGCAGGCAGACCCGGGCCCCCAGCTCCATCAGCGCCTCGTTCCAGTCGCCGGGCGCCCCGGTTTCCAACAGCCCGTCGGCCAGTACCTGCAGCCGCCTGCGCACGGCCGGGCGGGCGGGCGGATCCTCCAGTGCGAACAGCCGGCAGAGCACGCGAATCACGTTTCCATCCAGCGCGGCCAGCGGCAGACCGAAGGCCAGGCTGCCCACCGCCGCCGTGGTGTAGGGCCCGAATCCGGGCAGGCCGCGCAGCGCTGCCGGGTCGGCCGGAAACTGTCCGCCGTAGCGGGTCTGGACTTCGCGCGCACAGGCCATCAGGTTGCGGGCTCGCGAGTAGTAGCCCAACCCGGCCCAGCGCGCCATCACTTCGTCCTCGGGCGCGGCGGCCAGCTGGCCGAGCTCGGGAAAGGCCGCCAGAAAGGCCGCGTAGTAGGGCAGCACCGTCTCCACCCGGGTCTGCTGCAGCATGATCTCGCTGATCCAGACCCGGTAGGGCGTGCGCTCGCGTCGCCAGGGCAGATCCCGAGCCACGGCCCGGAACCACTCCAGCACAGCTTGGCGGACAGGGATAGAAAGTTCTTCCATCCTAACTTCGCAACCCGAAAAAGGGCCCCGCGAAGGGGCCCGGATGAGTCAGTTGCCCTTGTCGTCCTTGAGCTTGTCCTTCAGCCGCTCCAGCTCCTTCTCGGCCTGCCGGCGCTCGGCGCGGATCTTCTCCAGCTCCAGGTCGAGGAACTCGGCGCTCTGGTCCTCGGCGCCCAACCAGTCGATCATTTCACGCTCGGTGACGCCGATCTTCTCCCGCATCTCCCAGTCCCGCTCGCTCTGGGGCCGGACGGTGGCAAAGGTCTCCACCCGCCGGAAGGCCGTGGAGGGCTGGAAATTCAGCCGGGCCGCCAGCCGCCAGGCCGGATAGTACTCGGGGTAGTCGGCGTTCAGGCGCTCGCGGTTGCGGTGCACGCCCACCGGGCGGGGACCCTCGTCGGTGAAGTAGATCTTGGGCCCGTTCTCCATCAGGCGGACATCCACGCCCACGCTGGCCGAGAGGCCGCGGAAGAAGCGGTAGTTGAAGCCCGGCTGCAGCCAGACGGCATCGGCCTGGGTGAAGGCCCACTCGGGCAGGTCGCTCAGGAAGACGTTGCCGTAGAGTTCCGTGTAGAAGTCCCAGCGCAGGGTGGGGCGACGGTAGGCCAGCGAGAACTCCAGGTCGTGGGTCACGCCGGAGAAGATGTTCAGCGCGTCCTGACCGCCGTCGTTGTGGTTCAGGTAGCCCAGATTGAAATGGGCGCTGGGGCCTTCGCCCGGGTAGAGCTGGTTCTGGTACCAACCCAGCCCGAAGGACAGGCTGATCTCGTTGGCCGAGGCGTTGTAGGGCTCCAGGTACACGTTGGACACCTTGGAGGAGTTCAGCCGGAAGCCCAGCTGGGTGCCCCACTCGATGGGCGTCTGGAACAGGCGCCCCTGGAAGCGGCCCATGCGAAAGCGCATGTAGACGTCGTCCGGCGCGTTGTAGGTGACGTTGTCCTGGCTGCTGAAGTTGAGGTCCTGGTAGAGCATGGGGACCAGTTCCAGCTCCAGGTGCTTCCCGAAGCCGAAGTTGATCGCCAGGGCCTGGGACACGTCGCTCACGCTGCCTTCGGGCACGGAGCCCGCCCACAGCCGGGTGTGCCACTGCACGGTCATCTGGCCGGGCTCCAGGCTC
The Candidatus Delongbacteria bacterium genome window above contains:
- a CDS encoding integron integrase; its protein translation is MDGPPRLLEQVSQELRKRHRSPRTEEAYRHWVRQFVLFHGRRHPRELDARDVEAFLGWLATTRHVAASTQNQALAALLFLYKVVLETPLGPVEAFSRARVPDRLPVVLSIEEVRRLLVLLPRLPRLMASLLYGSGLRVQECMTLRIKDVDFSRRQIIVRRGKGAKDRSVPLPSAVQDSLRNQLQRVETLQARDQAAGIRVPLPDDLRSKYPRASGELAWMWLFPSSVTRPTPTGETLRWHQPPDRLQRAVHLALRQAGIHKHASCHTLRHSFATHLLEGGADIRTIQELLGHQDLRTTMIYTHVLALNRSGAASPLDRLALAPPGD
- the mutY gene encoding A/G-specific adenine glycosylase yields the protein MEELSIPVRQAVLEWFRAVARDLPWRRERTPYRVWISEIMLQQTRVETVLPYYAAFLAAFPELGQLAAAPEDEVMARWAGLGYYSRARNLMACAREVQTRYGGQFPADPAALRGLPGFGPYTTAAVGSLAFGLPLAALDGNVIRVLCRLFALEDPPARPAVRRRLQVLADGLLETGAPGDWNEALMELGARVCLPGRPRCAECPLAPECRARALGRQEDLPRRAERPRTPLRAVLVLLVRDAAGRVLARRRGDEGMLRGLWELPSAERPVDPVGLDEAWSVLESELRLALVADPDVRETGALRFRHVYSHFQAQVLARRLEQPGQAEAPAGSVWLEPADCARLGFSARDRRILDEPAWEVT
- a CDS encoding type II toxin-antitoxin system HicB family antitoxin — protein: METRKFTWYQEGPAFIGWLDEFPSYRTQAETLDELQENLRDLLHDLVSGEIPHVLHAGELKVA
- a CDS encoding SDR family oxidoreductase, producing MHSTSAPATALITGGAQRVGAALARHLTGRGWRLLLHWHRSRAAAEALRAELGPERVTLLQADLACAAGRVDLLRQVGETLGEQPLQLLVHNASLFPHVRLEELDDELFDTLFTLHVKTPLLLSRDLAPRLAAGHGLIITMLDAGAGLHWPGYLPYALSKQALREATIALARQLAPGVRVNGIEPGFILPPHDAPDAYRQAETRRLTEESGGPAHILKAVDYLLEATFVTGELLTVDGGRRWIRP
- a CDS encoding prolyl oligopeptidase family serine peptidase encodes the protein MNHPSQSSICAGLLLLGLLGTAVSHAQDAATYRQPPDPIPAILDAPQPAGLTLAPDGRRAVESTRRRLPPVAELAIPAVETAGLRLNPLTGGPLDEGHLTGLTLLELESQERRVLTLPENVRLHDLQWSPDSRQLAWCRATDSGTELWHTEVASGLSARLGTLLLNPAVTTPLQWLPDSRGLLCLRIPPGRGAAPVAGPPEGPVILENQGRAAAARTYPFLIRSQHDERLLEHHATAELVEVSLDGQERVLAGPQLALDFNVSPDGSCILWTTAHPPWSRSLPLEDFPQRVVVLDRQGRELHLVADLPLADEVSIRFGSVRPGPRFVHWRADQPATLCWAEALDGGDAGVPAAERDVLWQLAKPFDSAPRELARFQDRFSGLVWGDDELALAWESWFKERRERIWQLNPSTGSKSLLLQRDSDDAFSEPGRPLTRRTANGRSVLRRSPDGGWLYWSGRGAGPAGVHPFLDRMRIRDGRRERLWECRDPWYESVEALLDDTGERLLVSRQSPDEPENSWLLDRPRAGRKRPLGTADFRARRVTQATDPAPMLAGLTKDVLTYTRADGVELSATLYLPPGYRRGVDPPLPMVFWVYPREFRNREAAGRVTTSEFTFSRPVGTSVLFLLTQGYAVLADPALPILGEAGREPNDSYLEQLVAGARAAVEEVARLGVGDTTRLAIGGHSYGAFTAANLLAHTGLFRTALCFSGAYNRTLTPFGFQGEDRSLWQAPDTYLQMSPFLAADKITRPLLLVHGMDDPNPGTFPLQSDRFYEALKGLGASVRLVRLPAEGHGYRARESVGHVLWELSSWCDTWLRDAPPEPSSPAQP
- a CDS encoding type II toxin-antitoxin system HicA family toxin; protein product: MKRQDLIRTLEQAGCVLLRHGGRHDWYQNPTTKISQPIPRHREIQESLAKHILKLLKD
- a CDS encoding aldehyde dehydrogenase family protein, whose translation is MDRDLASIQEVRDMLTRARAAADVFKHFSQDQTDRVVHAMASAALANAKRLARMAVEETSFGRIEDKTVKNTFSSKNLLEYVGPLKTCDVISRDEQRRIHEIAVPMGIVAALVPCTNPTSTAIFKSIISLKSRNAIVLSPHPKARGCILETTRLLHDAACSVGAPRDLVQCMTIPTLEGTQELLRNKLTSVILATGGSDMVRAAYSSGKPAYGVGPGNVPAYVDRTADVPKAARDIIAGKSFDWGTVCASEQSVVADRPISGKLMEELRRAGGHFLTAEEKARLQAVMVDKRGHLNPEIVGRSPQHIGGLAGLKIPPAARALIVMLDDVGPKDPLSCEKLSPVLGFYVVDGWKAGCDLSARILEYGGVGHTFAIHCQDPDIVMEFGLHKPAFRIVVNSSSTHGAIGYTTGLIPSLTLGPGTWGGSITSDNVGPLHLVNIKRVAWEINPLDGPAKGAETKWGYDEQFRFRPKTEVQAQAAGAGVATPTPGSAAHQYGKSGMSDEEIDRIVKEFKR
- a CDS encoding zinc ribbon domain-containing protein, yielding MPFFVYHCPDCEAEIELLRPASQRDEPVRCETCGSGRPTRSAASYASALGSGSAGGRASASSCGGGGGFT